A window from Candidatus Eremiobacteraceae bacterium encodes these proteins:
- a CDS encoding NAD(P)/FAD-dependent oxidoreductase has protein sequence MDVFDITVIGGGPTGLFALFYAGMRGARAKVIDALPEFGGQLYALYPEKYVYDMPGFPAIIAQDLVNACVEQAMQWPHTVCLSERVSKIERLPDDVIKLTTDRAEHFSKTVILSSGIGAIKPRKLPAAGAEQFEDKGLHYYARSFDVFRDKEVVIVGGGDSA, from the coding sequence GTGGACGTTTTCGACATCACGGTGATCGGTGGCGGTCCGACGGGGCTGTTCGCGCTGTTTTACGCCGGCATGCGCGGCGCGCGTGCTAAGGTCATCGACGCGCTCCCAGAATTCGGCGGCCAGCTGTACGCCCTGTATCCTGAAAAATATGTCTACGACATGCCAGGCTTTCCCGCGATCATCGCTCAGGATCTGGTCAATGCTTGTGTCGAGCAAGCGATGCAATGGCCGCACACGGTCTGCCTGAGCGAACGGGTCAGCAAGATCGAGCGTCTCCCCGATGACGTCATCAAGCTCACGACCGACCGGGCAGAGCATTTCAGCAAGACCGTGATCCTCTCGTCGGGCATCGGCGCGATCAAGCCGCGCAAGCTCCCGGCTGCGGGTGCCGAGCAGTTCGAAGACAAGGGCCTGCACTATTACGCGCGCAGTTTCGACGTGTTCCGCGACAAGGAAGTGGTGATCGTCGGCGGCGGCGATTCTGCG
- a CDS encoding DoxX family protein translates to MLPRAQSYATWLGIVRIFTGIIWLLHGVPKLLNPNFAGPDGMAGMVQEAATHNTSAYGAFLTHVVLPNAALFAHLVAWGETLTGVSLLLGLFTRVGGFFGVFLPLNYWAMKMGWATTGGWSGLDMTTLALSFVNLVLPTGLALGLDGLIAARRSAPRVNSGPES, encoded by the coding sequence GTGTTGCCACGAGCTCAAAGCTACGCGACCTGGTTAGGGATCGTCCGCATCTTCACCGGAATCATCTGGCTGTTGCACGGCGTGCCCAAATTGCTGAACCCGAATTTCGCCGGGCCCGATGGCATGGCGGGCATGGTGCAGGAAGCGGCGACGCACAACACCAGCGCGTACGGTGCGTTTCTCACTCACGTCGTGTTGCCGAACGCTGCGTTGTTCGCGCATCTGGTCGCCTGGGGTGAAACCTTGACCGGCGTGTCGCTGCTGCTCGGTCTGTTCACGCGCGTCGGCGGATTCTTCGGCGTGTTCTTACCGCTCAATTATTGGGCGATGAAGATGGGCTGGGCGACCACGGGCGGCTGGTCGGGTCTCGATATGACGACGCTCGCCCTGAGCTTCGTCAACCTCGTGCTGCCGACCGGCCTAGCGCTTGGGCTTGACGGCCTTATCGCAGCACGCCGCAGCGCACCGCGGGTAAACTCGGGCCCGGAGTCGTAG